In a genomic window of Pontibacter liquoris:
- a CDS encoding PaaI family thioesterase translates to MIKTYNPEFEQDIREKLQRQGFMKLLGFHVTKIAAGSIEGELTLEPHHRQHKGFAHGGLIATLADIVAGFAAVSLVPKDHHVVTAEIKVSYFHPGVGDKLLVKGYVIKQGRKLNFCEAEVYDVRGAAEPLLIAKASATMATITPEEIARRV, encoded by the coding sequence ATGATAAAAACGTACAATCCCGAATTTGAACAGGATATACGCGAAAAGCTCCAGCGGCAGGGATTTATGAAGCTCCTGGGCTTTCACGTTACAAAGATAGCAGCTGGAAGCATAGAAGGCGAATTAACCTTGGAGCCGCACCACCGGCAGCACAAAGGCTTTGCGCATGGCGGCCTGATCGCAACGCTGGCCGATATTGTGGCCGGCTTTGCCGCGGTAAGCCTGGTGCCCAAAGACCATCACGTGGTAACGGCAGAGATAAAAGTGTCCTATTTTCATCCGGGCGTGGGCGACAAATTACTGGTAAAAGGCTATGTGATTAAACAGGGGCGCAAGCTTAATTTCTGCGAAGCCGAAGTATACGATGTGCGGGGCGCAGCGGAGCCTTTGCTCATTGCCAAAGCATCGGCCACCATGGCCACCATAACCCCGGAAGAGATCGCGCGTAGAGTATAA
- a CDS encoding NUDIX domain-containing protein — MTDLNPNAAAYAGKVRVRVCGVCLQENKLLLVQHDHTLNNNAFWAPPGGGVAFGETMQQALAREMQEETGLEVKVGRFLFVNEFVQPPLHAVEFFFEVSCSNGQATTGTDPEAAPNQQLIKQVQWLTIKELQAIPTADKHRALQHLFSLDDLMGLPHHFMR; from the coding sequence ATGACCGACCTGAACCCCAATGCAGCCGCCTACGCCGGCAAAGTGCGCGTGCGCGTATGCGGTGTTTGCCTGCAGGAAAATAAACTTCTGCTGGTGCAGCACGACCATACCCTGAACAACAATGCTTTCTGGGCCCCCCCCGGCGGCGGTGTAGCCTTTGGCGAAACCATGCAACAGGCGCTGGCCCGCGAAATGCAGGAAGAAACCGGCTTGGAGGTAAAGGTGGGCCGCTTCCTGTTTGTAAATGAGTTTGTGCAGCCGCCGCTGCATGCGGTCGAGTTCTTTTTTGAAGTAAGCTGCAGCAACGGCCAGGCAACTACCGGCACCGACCCGGAAGCAGCTCCCAACCAGCAGCTGATCAAACAGGTACAATGGCTCACCATCAAAGAACTGCAGGCCATCCCCACCGCCGATAAGCACCGGGCGCTGCAGCACCTGTTCTCCCTCGATGATCTTATGGGACTGCCCCACCACTTTATGAGATAA
- a CDS encoding cold-shock protein translates to MNKGVVKFFNETKGFGFIKDDETGKEYFVHVTGLVDEIRENDEVTYELKEGKKGLNAVNVQRVQ, encoded by the coding sequence ATGAACAAGGGAGTTGTAAAGTTTTTTAATGAAACCAAAGGATTCGGCTTTATTAAAGATGACGAAACAGGTAAAGAGTATTTCGTACACGTGACCGGCCTGGTGGATGAAATCCGGGAAAACGACGAAGTGACGTACGAACTGAAAGAAGGGAAAAAAGGGTTGAATGCGGTGAACGTACAACGCGTTCAGTAG